The proteins below come from a single Eucalyptus grandis isolate ANBG69807.140 chromosome 3, ASM1654582v1, whole genome shotgun sequence genomic window:
- the LOC104431714 gene encoding disease resistance protein RUN1-like, whose amino-acid sequence MGGIGKTTLAKIIYNKLSNQFEHRSFIADVRETCDDRRLVYLQNQLIKDILKQENQVSNKDEGIRLISSKFNGKKVLILLDDVSNDDQLKALARNHNWFSSGSVIIITTRNKSILDNAGVDNQYELEELDKDNSLILFSRHAFRRDSPPSEFKDLTHVIVFTTGGLPLSLEVLGSFLCGKRKKYGETQ is encoded by the coding sequence ATGGGAGGCATTGGTAAGACTACTCTTGCTAAAATCATCTACAACAAGCTCTCCAATCAATTTGAGCATCGTAGCTTCATTGCTGATGTAAGGGAAACATGTGATGATAGGAGACTTGTGTACTTGCAAAATCAGTTAATCAAGGATATATTGAAGCAAGAAAATCAAGTTTCTAATAAGGATGAAGGGATTCGGCTCATTTCATCCAAGTTTAATGGTAAGAAAGTCCTTATTCTTCTCGATGATGTGAGCAATGATGATCAATTGAAGGCTTTGGCCAGAAATCATAATTGGTTTTCTTCGGGAAGTGTGATCATCATTACCACCCGAAACAAAAGTATTCTTGACAATGCTGGGGTGGACAACCAGTATGAACTTGAGGAATTGGATAAGGATAACTCTTTGATTTTGTTTAGTAGACATGCTTTTCGAAGGGACTCTCCTCCAAGTGAATTTAAGGACCTCACTCATGTTATTGTTTTTACCACTGGAGGGCTTCCCTTATCTCTCGAGGTCTTAGGGTCATTTTTgtgtggaaaaaggaaaaagtatggGGAGACACAATAA
- the LOC120286450 gene encoding putative disease resistance protein At4g11170, protein MWDACEFFPEEGIEVLRFLSLIKVGDDHKLIMHDQLRDLGREIVRKENNSEPWNRSRLWDSEVVLEVLEGNKGTSKIEAIRLGLYDGSGSCTTETFKELTNLRFLQLDDVNLIGDFQNLLPRLRWLAWDGYHLHFELTNFHMKKLVVLNLSGRVRFRMIGQDLVL, encoded by the exons ATGTGGGATGCATGTGAGTTTTTCCCGGAGGAGGGAATTGAAGTATTGAGATTTCTGTCTCTAATAAAAGTTGGAGATGATCATAAGCTCATAATGCATGACCAATTGAGAGATCTTGGTAGGGAAATCGTCCGCAAAGAAAACAATTCGGAGCCTTGGAACCGTAGTAGGTTATGGGACTCTGAGGTAGTGTTGGAAGTGCTAGAAGGAAATAAG GGCACTAGTAAGATTGAGGCCATTCGTCTTGGCTTATATGATGGGAGTGGAAGTTGCACGACCGAGACATTTAAAGAATTAACCAACTTGAGGTTTCTTCAATTGGACGACGTGAATCTCATCGGAGATTTTCAAAACTTGCTTCCTCGATTAAGATGGCTTGCGTGGGATGGttatcacttgcattttgaattgACCAActttcacatgaagaaattagTCGTGCTCAATTTGTCAGGCAGAGTAAGATTTCGAATGATTGGGCAGGATTTGGTCCTCTAA